A genomic stretch from Telopea speciosissima isolate NSW1024214 ecotype Mountain lineage chromosome 7, Tspe_v1, whole genome shotgun sequence includes:
- the LOC122670144 gene encoding BTB/POZ domain-containing protein At1g21780-like isoform X2 codes for MALALPHIDALNPSRFLSIEKNRYLYIRLFPESCRVSKEQPPIARFVLRVSNLGTNRRPYISPVHERLLRTSEDFVWPVDSTIHGRFIIDVEFLDLKIYPLNGGEPFSVWPCDGATQSLATQSTLRCLSRMLNEAIHADVTINIYDGSLRAHKAILSASSPVFQSMFEHNLKEKESSTVEIEDMSLESCTALLSYLYGTIKQEDFWKHRLALLGAANKYDIVDLKDACEDSLMEDINSGNVLERLQEAWLYQLNKLKKGCLTYLFDFGKIYDVRDEINGFFRHTDSELVVEMFQEILTVWKPA; via the exons ATGGCTTTGGCCCTTCCGCACATAGACGCTCTGAATCCTTCAAG GTTCTTATCGATTGAGAAGAATCGGTATCTCTACATTCGTCTCTTCCCAGAGTCTTGTCGGGTCTCGAAAGAGCAGCCTCCAATTGCTAGATTTGTTCTTCGTGTCTCCAATCTTGGCACTAACCGGAGACCCTACATCTCCCCAG TTCATGAGAGATTGCTCCGGACCAGTGAAGATTTCGTCTGGCCTGTTGATTCCACCATTCATGGTCGATTCATCATTGACGTTGAATTCCTTGACCTCAAGATATATCCATTAAAT GGTGGGGAGCCCTTTTCTGTATGGCCCTGTGATGGAGCAACACAGTCTCTTGCAACGCAAAGCACCCTGAGATGCCTTTCCCGTATGCTCAACGAGGCTATCCATGCAGATGTCACAATCAACATATATGATGGTAGTTTGAGAGCCCACAAGGCTATTCTGTCAGCAAGCTCTCCAGTGTTCCAAAGCATGTTTGAACACAACCTAAAGGAGAAAGAATCCTCCACGGTGGAGATAGAAGACATGTCACTGGAGTCATGTACAGCCCTCCTAAGCTACTTGTATGGGACTATAAAGCAAGAGGATTTCTGGAAGCACCGGTTGGCATTACTCGGAGCAGCAAACAAATACGATATTGTAGACCTCAAAGATGCCTGTGAGGATAGCCTCATGGAAGACATCAACTCTGGCAATGTATTGGAGAGGCTGCAGGAGGCCTGGCTATATCAACTAAACAAGCTGAAGAAAGGGTGCTTGACATATTTGTTCGACTTTGGCAAGATATATGATGTGAGGGATGAGATCAATGGCTTCTTCCGCCATACAGATAGTGAACTTGTCGTTGAAATGTTTCAGGAAATACTTACTGTCTGGAAGCCTGCATGA
- the LOC122670144 gene encoding BTB/POZ domain-containing protein At1g21780-like isoform X1, with translation MSDSKVETISRLAQWRLDGFGPSAHRRSESFKVGIWNWFLSIEKNRYLYIRLFPESCRVSKEQPPIARFVLRVSNLGTNRRPYISPVHERLLRTSEDFVWPVDSTIHGRFIIDVEFLDLKIYPLNGGEPFSVWPCDGATQSLATQSTLRCLSRMLNEAIHADVTINIYDGSLRAHKAILSASSPVFQSMFEHNLKEKESSTVEIEDMSLESCTALLSYLYGTIKQEDFWKHRLALLGAANKYDIVDLKDACEDSLMEDINSGNVLERLQEAWLYQLNKLKKGCLTYLFDFGKIYDVRDEINGFFRHTDSELVVEMFQEILTVWKPA, from the exons atgagTGATTCGAAGGTGGAGACAATCTCTAGACTTGCTCAATGGAGGCTCGATGGCTTTGGCCCTTCCGCACATAGACGCTCTGAATCCTTCAAGGTCGGAATCTGGAACTG GTTCTTATCGATTGAGAAGAATCGGTATCTCTACATTCGTCTCTTCCCAGAGTCTTGTCGGGTCTCGAAAGAGCAGCCTCCAATTGCTAGATTTGTTCTTCGTGTCTCCAATCTTGGCACTAACCGGAGACCCTACATCTCCCCAG TTCATGAGAGATTGCTCCGGACCAGTGAAGATTTCGTCTGGCCTGTTGATTCCACCATTCATGGTCGATTCATCATTGACGTTGAATTCCTTGACCTCAAGATATATCCATTAAAT GGTGGGGAGCCCTTTTCTGTATGGCCCTGTGATGGAGCAACACAGTCTCTTGCAACGCAAAGCACCCTGAGATGCCTTTCCCGTATGCTCAACGAGGCTATCCATGCAGATGTCACAATCAACATATATGATGGTAGTTTGAGAGCCCACAAGGCTATTCTGTCAGCAAGCTCTCCAGTGTTCCAAAGCATGTTTGAACACAACCTAAAGGAGAAAGAATCCTCCACGGTGGAGATAGAAGACATGTCACTGGAGTCATGTACAGCCCTCCTAAGCTACTTGTATGGGACTATAAAGCAAGAGGATTTCTGGAAGCACCGGTTGGCATTACTCGGAGCAGCAAACAAATACGATATTGTAGACCTCAAAGATGCCTGTGAGGATAGCCTCATGGAAGACATCAACTCTGGCAATGTATTGGAGAGGCTGCAGGAGGCCTGGCTATATCAACTAAACAAGCTGAAGAAAGGGTGCTTGACATATTTGTTCGACTTTGGCAAGATATATGATGTGAGGGATGAGATCAATGGCTTCTTCCGCCATACAGATAGTGAACTTGTCGTTGAAATGTTTCAGGAAATACTTACTGTCTGGAAGCCTGCATGA